One Methanoculleus sp. 7T genomic window carries:
- a CDS encoding 4Fe-4S dicluster domain-containing protein: MTDEKKSKNQGVLRLREKGKVAVRGRIPAGVMTASQMAAVARIAEEFGDGEVAMTARLNVEIPFVDRRNAGVVAERLREAGIEPGSTGATLRSVVACKGTVCRHGCCDTQGLARAIEERYGGCELPRKLKISVAGCPNNCARVQINDIGIMGRRFPAFHAGDCEGCGACEKVCREGAVRVVDGEVLFSGEDCVGCGDCIAICPKDAIGVASEGLRLYIGGRSGRVLQVGTEAEGLVPEEEALEIVGRLLDYFRENAQPGERLGELMGRVGEYEVFAAAGLRPRR, encoded by the coding sequence ATGACCGACGAAAAGAAGAGCAAAAACCAGGGGGTCCTCCGCCTCCGAGAGAAGGGAAAGGTCGCCGTACGGGGGCGGATTCCCGCCGGCGTGATGACCGCATCGCAGATGGCGGCGGTAGCCCGGATTGCAGAGGAGTTCGGCGACGGAGAGGTCGCCATGACGGCCCGGCTTAACGTGGAGATCCCCTTCGTCGACCGCCGGAATGCAGGGGTGGTCGCGGAAAGGCTCCGGGAGGCCGGGATCGAGCCCGGGAGCACCGGGGCGACCCTGCGGTCGGTCGTCGCATGCAAGGGCACGGTCTGCAGGCACGGGTGCTGCGACACGCAGGGGCTCGCCCGGGCCATCGAGGAGCGGTACGGCGGGTGCGAACTCCCGAGGAAACTGAAGATCTCGGTCGCGGGGTGTCCGAACAACTGCGCACGGGTCCAAATCAACGATATCGGAATTATGGGCCGGAGGTTCCCGGCGTTCCATGCCGGGGACTGCGAGGGCTGCGGTGCGTGCGAGAAGGTCTGCCGGGAGGGGGCTGTCCGGGTTGTCGACGGCGAGGTCCTCTTCTCCGGGGAGGATTGCGTCGGCTGCGGCGACTGTATCGCAATCTGTCCGAAGGATGCGATCGGCGTCGCTTCGGAAGGGTTGCGCCTCTACATCGGCGGGAGGTCGGGGCGCGTCCTCCAGGTCGGGACCGAGGCCGAAGGGCTTGTCCCGGAAGAGGAGGCCCTTGAGATCGTCGGAAGGCTGCTTGACTACTTCAGGGAGAACGCACAGCCCGGCGAGAGGCTCGGGGAACTGATGGGGCGGGTCGGAGAGTATGAGGTCTTTGCGGCCGCCGGGCTAAGGCCGCGGAGGTGA